GGAGCAGATTGCCCATATCCACAAAGAATATTTGCTTGTGAATAGTGCCACGGACAATTACTGAATCCCGCTTGACTTCGGCCGTGACATCCTCCAGACGAGCCATAATGGAGAAAATCTTAAGGGCCTGCATCGGCAAACAGACTTCACTGTCGATGGACTCCCGCTTGGTATCCTCGGTGACCACATGATCTACCTTAAGCAGGCGACGCTCTACAATAATATTGGGACCGGTGACATTGGTAACCACCTGGATTTGCAGTGGCTCGACAACTTTAATGAAAGCCTCCACAATCATAGTCTGCCGGAGTTCCCGTCCCGGTGTATGTCTGAGCTTGAATTCATCTACAATTACATTCACATCCACAAAGGCGTCCATATCCTTAGTGGCTCCGGGAATATCCGCTGTAATGGCAAACGGTACATCTTCCGCCTGATGGCGTACTAAATTGCCCTCATCCACAAAGAAGATTTGTTTGTGAATAGTCCCCTTAACAGTAACGGTGTCGTCTTTGATAGTGGTAGTAACATTTCGGACCTCAGCCCTAACGTCAAAAATCTTCAGGGCATTCATGGGTAGGGTAATGGTGTTGGTGATAGTTTCTCGAATTGTATCTTCACCCACCACACTCTCTACCCGCAGCAATTCCCGGGTCACAACAATATTGGTATTGGTAACGTCCACTACAACTTCCATCTGCTCCACTTCAGTCACTTTGACAAAAGCTTGCACAGCCACATCTTGAACTACTTCCCGACCATCTGCCGACAAGGTCCAATCAACACTGACAATCTTGGTGTGGGCCTGGCAGCTCATGCCGGTTTCGGCACCGTCGACATCGACAAAAAAGTGGAACGGTACCTCTTCAGCTACATGGCGAACCAAATCCCCTTGATCTA
The sequence above is drawn from the Bacillota bacterium genome and encodes:
- a CDS encoding DUF3794 domain-containing protein, with the translated sequence MAPQLVVRRRLLRVQRVIGEQTKTKTVQATVTLPVQAIKVFEVQATLKATKCEIKRDGVFIQGTIHKQVFYVDQGDLVRHVAEEVPFHFFVDVDGAETGMSCQAHTKIVSVDWTLSADGREVVQDVAVQAFVKVTEVEQMEVVVDVTNTNIVVTRELLRVESVVGEDTIRETITNTITLPMNALKIFDVRAEVRNVTTTIKDDTVTVKGTIHKQIFFVDEGNLVRHQAEDVPFAITADIPGATKDMDAFVDVNVIVDEFKLRHTPGRELRQTMIVEAFIKVVEPLQIQVVTNVTGPNIIVERRLLKVDHVVTEDTKRESIDSEVCLPMQALKIFSIMARLEDVTAEVKRDSVIVRGTIHKQIFFVDMGNLLRHHAENIPFRMVLDTPGSTPDMSVHVRANIIGDVEFTLKDGHKYHPDKTCPPPPPGAAGQVVSQAVIVEAFVKVTEPVQLNVVVDVREEAVPVPVPPPAVPECPSMKFHVVQPGESLWSIAQRYGVSLEALLAANPTLKHPELLYPGQKVCIPVSVTGKG